The Silene latifolia isolate original U9 population chromosome Y, ASM4854445v1, whole genome shotgun sequence sequence CTTGTGCCTCCGAAAATTTATTCAAACTTTTAAGGGCCATTGCTTTACGGATAAGAGCCTTAGCATTACGAGGAAAAAAATTCAACACCATAGAACAGAAAATTAAAGCCCCCTGGAATGCTTGAATCTTAATTGCACAAGCTGCTAAATTTAAACACAAAGAGATGGCAATCTGTAAAACACAATTTTTTTCAAGACCAATCCTATCATTTAGAGCAAAACACAAGAGACGACATGCTTTTTCATAGCAACTGCTCGCATGATCAAAattcttttgtctaaaaagaTCATTACCCAACTCCTTAAGAGCATGAATCTTAGAAAGAGGGGAGGAATCCAAATGAGTAAAAACGTCATGCAAGTCATCATCATCCTCAGATCCAACACTACCATGAACAAAAGCAAAGAACTCAAGAAATTCTAAACTAGAATCATAAGCCATGGATGAAAGCTTGAAGAAATATTATAAAACCGACATTTAAGCTCAAACCAAACTAAAAAACCAGCAAGCAAAACAAAcaggaaaaaataaaaacaaaagccAACAAACTAGTAattgaaaatataatcacaactAGAAAAAGAACTTAGATAATAAACCAGAAAATCACATAGCTGAGACGCAGAGTAGTCGCTAGTTGTCGGGGATAGAGAGGCTACCACAGCAACCATACGACAATAAGCAATCAACCACCCAAATCAGCTTTGTAAAAAGAAAAAGATAGAAAAATGACTAAGCCAGAGGTTACGAGGAAAGGAGAGGCTCTCGCCGGCGGCTCGTGTTAGTTTGGTGAGACCGCTGACGAGATTAGGTAAATTGATTTTTGGCAGTGGTAATTATTTGGGATTTTTGTTTAGAGAGGTTTTTCCGCCGTGGATTGTCAACACCATTgaataaataatactccctccgtaccacaccaaaggtaacgtaggaaaaaatggagtatttaagcaaatgtggaaaaagtaagggtaaagtaGGGAAAAAAtatgtggggtatgtaattgtgggtatAATTGTGGGTTGgaaggtggggtatgtaatggcattttgtgtaaatatcaaatgggtataaggataacttggtaatatTGTTGGCCAAATAAGggatgttacctttggtgtggtacgtccgtttatagtaagtgttacctttggtgtggtacggagggagtataaaatcaTTTATCACCATTAACGTAGATCATCTTCAAACATAATTTCACCTTTCTCTTCAAAATCCCTGCTTTCTCCATTAAACTGGACAATAAAAAATTATACACCATTAACGTAGATCATCTTCAACGCCATTCACCCATTTTTTCTTATTAGTCTGCTGCAGGTAATGCGTTGTTTCCTTCATCCTTTTAATAGTTCCCATTATGTTTTCattattttagtcaatttttttttatttcatcttATTCAGTTACTTCCTCCACAaacctattttcaccccatttgctTTATTGCGGTCTCCAAGACGACACTTTAACCGTGTTTTTCGAAgtctatatgttatttttttttcttaaatttttTTTCGTGAAAAATGTCATGAAAATAAGTGTAAATGTTTTTATTTTATAATCTAATAATTTTTATTCTCCAACTTATTTACATTAAGTTCGAAAACTTTGACCTCCCAAAagcaaatggggtgaaaataggttTGTGGAGGGAGTAACATTTATCAATTATAACTGCGGGTGTCATCCGGTGGCGCCTTTTCATTTTCCTACAAATATGTGCGACATATTTACTATCATTCTATCAAAATAAACTCCCTTTATTTGAGACTTATCCCGGATAAAGTGTTAATACTATTAAATACTCTATACGAACAAGATGGCCTCCCCGGAAAACGACCCGACTTAAATCATTGGTTTTGAATTTCCGAAGCCAGAAACTAATTAAAAGTTTTAAAACCATATTGAAAATCAAGAACTCGTGGGGCCAAAACATTGAGGAgaggaataaaataagagtaaaaagttgggtGCGGTTTGGTGGTTAGAGAGATGGATGGATAATtatgaattaaataaggaattgtggggccaaaacattaaggaaagtaataaaatatggaTAAAGAAGttgagtggggtttggtgataggagagaaggatgaataaaataagagtaaaagtttccaaaataagaaagggaaagaaaacataaataatccgttttaggaaatagggaagaaaatatagaatagGAGAGAGTATTTATTTAAGATGTTGTCTTTATTTAATAATGAACGATGTGTCAAATTATTATTCGGGTAACACCACCTCAATTTGCTGAGGTGGTGTATACGAAACACTAGTAATTTTCTGAATATTATTTTATCAATTATAGAATATATTTATACAATGaagagaaaaaggattgtacattGGATGTACTACATCACACTTAAtgaatttttgagtttttgtgtattttttttttttgagttttatagagtttataaattgcattttagttttatgacttcaaaaatcaaaattttctgagcttatatgtaattctTTTGAattataatgtaactttttgagattaatttttaagtaaatgaactcaaaaactttatgaTAAAACTTAAAATCTTAAAATTAAAAGTCAAAAACTTTAtgttaatgctcaaaaactataccatctgatgtactacatcagatgtataatccacttactgatgCAATGAACCTAATGAAAGTCCCATATATCGCACGGACTTTTCAACTACGGTAGTAAACAACTAAACTAAAAATAATTCACACCCGAATACAACAAAAAACAGCCGTATAGAGAACTTTTAAAACATTCTT is a genomic window containing:
- the LOC141628528 gene encoding uncharacterized protein LOC141628528; the protein is MAYDSSLEFLEFFAFVHGSVGSEDDDDLHDVFTHLDSSPLSKIHALKELGNDLFRQKNFDHASSCYEKACRLLCFALNDRIGLEKNCVLQIAISLCLNLAACAIKIQAFQGALIFCSMVLNFFPRNAKALIRKAMALKSLNKFSEAQASLEEAVLVEPRNGDILRELEEVKKLQDIKPNGKRVVDSSLDAKDIRKGKRPATFPEIVLKRCN